From Trichoderma atroviride chromosome 1, complete sequence, one genomic window encodes:
- a CDS encoding uncharacterized protein (TransMembrane:10 (i280-298o318-336i348-369o375-397i417-438o458-478i499-520o532-560i572-592o598-618i)), translating into MSRAPNGGSGPSGLEHPAFSSSFRSGSPLAEQVLAQDIAACSDDDFDPADDLLDPDQPHHFMYRRPSGVGYGAARPAFNPSGLEEPILTPLERKQSRDAERSLLRDNHVLPPKHAHKSQSLPARMYRKMFSTKVPVEESGDETDEDEPLLSRDPDRDYGTQARRQRSAVEGEEDVDEQWEEAITAGRIRTTWQREAKTVLSYCGPLIVTFFLQYSINVAGIFAVGRIGTIELGAISLANMSQAISCLAPFQGLATSLDTLCAQAYGSGHKHLVGLQCQRMACFLLTLSVPVIILWLFGAEPILQRMVPNPESARLAGLYLRVMIFAIPGVILFECGKRFTQAQGLFQATTYVLLFAAPFNVFLTWLLVWKLEYGFVGAPMAVAITENILPVLLFCYVRFVNGRECWGGFSRRALTNWWVMIKLALPGMIMVEAEWLAFEILTLLASRFGSDYLAAQSVVSTIASISYQIPFPMSIAASTRVANLIGAGLVDAARVTGKVTFVIHFILGLLNFTLYSSLRFHLPLLFTDDETVISIVASILPVVAVMQVFDCMSAGAHGLLRGIGKQSIGGPVNLISYYAISLPISLALAFGLGWKLQGLWAGVSVGLFLVTTIEYTYLLKTDWNQAAREAAARNAAG; encoded by the exons ATGAGTCGCGCTCCCAACGGCGGCTCTGGGCCCTCCGGCCTTGAGCACCCGGCCTTTTCGTCCTCGTTCCGCTCGGGCTCGCCTCTTGCCGAGCAGGTTCTGGCGCAAGACATCGCGGCCTGctccgacgacgactttgaccCCGCCGATGATCTTCTCGATCCCGACCAGCCTCACCACTTCATGTACCGCCGGCCCAGCGGCGTGGGTTACGGAGCAGCCCGGCCTGCCTTCAACCCCAGCGGACTGGAGGAGCCCATCTTGACGCCGCTGGAGCGAAAGCAATCTCGCGATGCCGAGCGCAGCCTGCTGCGAGACAACCACGTCCTTCCGCCGAAACACGCTCACAAGAGCCAGTCGTTGCCCGCTCGAATGTACCGAAAGATGTTTAGCACAAAGGTCCCCGTCGAGGAATCCGGCGACGAgaccgacgaggacgagccGCTGCTCTCCCGTGATCCAGACCGTGACTACGGCACACAAGCCCGGCGACAGCGATCCGCTgtggagggagaggaagacgTGGATGAGCAATGGGAGGAGGCAATCACTGCCGGACGGATTCGCACGACATGGCAGCGTGAAGCAAAGACGGTCTTGTCCTATTGTGGACCTCTTATCGTCACCTTTTTCCTGCAATACTCAATCAACGTTGCGGGCATCTTTGCCGTTGGTCGCATTGGCACCATCGAGCTGGGAGCCATTTCTT TGGCCAACATGTCGCAAGCCATCTCCTGCTTGGCCCCGTTCCAAGGCTTGGCCACCAGTTTAGATACTCTGTGCGCCCAGGCCTACGGATCTGGCCACAAGCATCTCGTCGGCTTGCAGTGCCAGCGCATGGCATGCTTCCTGCTGACCCTTTCCGTGCCCGTAATCATCCTGTGGCTTTTCGGAGCCGAGCCCATCTTGCAGCGCATGGTGCCCAACCCCGAGTCTGCTCGACTTGCCGGTCTCTACCTCAGAGTCATGATCTTTGCGATTCCCGGCGTCATCCTCTTTGAGTGCGGCAAGCGCTTCACTCAGGCGCAGGGCCTCTTCCAGGCCACCACGTATGTCCTGCTGTTTGCTGCTCCCTTCAACGTCTTCCTCACTTGGTTGCTCGTCTGGAAGCTCGAGTATGGCTTCGTCGGCGCACCCATGGCCGTTGCCATCACGGAGAATATCTTGCCGGTGCTCCTCTTCTGCTACGTGCGGTTTGTCAATGGCCGAGAATGCTGGGGCGGCTTCAGTCGGCGTGCGCTCACCAATTGGTGGGTAATGATCAAGCTGGCGCTGCCGGGCATGATCATGGTGGAAGCCGAGTGGCTCGCTTTCGAGATCCTGACCCTATTGGCCAGCCGCTTCGGATCTGATTACTTGGCGGCCCAGAGCGTTGTCTCGACGATTGCGTCCATCTCGTACCAGATCCCCTTCCCAATGTCCATTGCTGCCTCTACCCGTGTTGCCAACTTGATTGGAGCCGGGCTTGTCGACGCGGCCAGGGTGACTGGCAAAGTG ACCTTTGTTATCCACTTCATCCTTGGATTGCTCAACTTCACACTGTACAGCAGCCTTCGATTTCACTTACCGCTGCTCTTCACCGATGATGAGACGGTCATCTCAATTGTCGCCAGCATCTTGcctgtcgtcgccgtcatgCAGGTATTCGACTGCATGAGCGCTGGTGCCCACGGACTGCTGCGTGGTATTGGCAAACAGAGCATAGGCGGGCCCGTGAACTTGATTTCATACTATGCCATCTCGTTGCCCATTTCGCTCGCATTGGCTTTTGGACTTGGCTGGAAGCTGCAAGGTCTATGGGCTGGTGTCAGCGTGGGCTTATTCCT GGTTACGACGATTGAATATACCTATCTGTTGAAGACGGACTGGAATCAAGcagctcgagaagctgccgccaGAAATGCAGCGGGCTAG
- a CDS encoding uncharacterized protein (EggNog:ENOG41): MTSPTTMDQFQAADALLQYVYSGILGPCKGMAVDCAVMRTTDSIFAFSTTLEPLDDTPNPLDRYQIEIDRRSGKPSAPKKIEITNEDMQKAVLAATGETVASSRRFTDGGFSISYKVAVVDKPDTTYIVQLRFHGNVASMDAFMKFVQANNDPGVIPMPVIYSIPGEAEHQQATGFGRQMTQFVPGIIAESVYPDMSHADRLGLVRKMALAWQACWDLPLPSPRKIGELTAADNNGSISLTVGPDRHYSLGGPFISVREWLKARLQHAVASLGRASGIDDYKEEYMASIQTFVDNRLDQIPQTVEECPIVALHVDMGLHNVIVSADDHKEINAIIDWELCASAPFLAAHSCLEMLFRRGAPSGFGVEYPQAHQLRRAFWDTIPKWRAHWEGQGAKDFMEWFRFALFMKPEYCSNKIPKAEKMEFWGENIRVVEGMLKKYGVEES; this comes from the coding sequence ATGACGTCTCCCACCACCATGGACCAGTTTCAGGCAGCGGATGCGCTTCTTCAATATGTCTATTCAGGCATCCTCGGCCCTTGTAAGGGAATGGCCGTGGACTGCGCCGTGATGCGCACCACAGACAgcatctttgctttttcaACGACACTCGAGCCTCTTGATGATACACCAAACCCTCTCGACAGGTACCAGATCGAAATTGATAGACGAAGTGGAAAGCCCTCAGCTCCAAAGAAGATCGAGATCACGAACGAGGACATGCAAAAAGCTGTTTTGGCTGCAACAGGCGAGACTGTTGCATCCTCTCGCAGATTCACCGACGGAGGTTTCAGCATCTCATACAAAGTAGCCGTGGTGGATAAGCCCGATACTACCTATATTGTCCAGCTGCGCTTTCACGGCAACGTGGCATCCATGGACGCTTTCATGAAGTTCGTCCAAGCCAACAATGATCCAGGTGTAATACCAATGCCCGTCATCTATTCTATACCAGGCGAGGCAGAACATCAGCAAGCTACAGGATTCGGAAGGCAGATGACGCAATTTGTTCCCGGCATTATAGCAGAATCGGTCTATCCCGACATGTCTCATGCTGACAGGCTCGGACTCGTGCGCAAAATGGCTTTGGCTTGGCAGGCCTGCTGGGACTTGCCCCTTCCATCGCCTCGCAAGATCGGCGAACTGACCGCTGCAGACAACAACGGTAGCATCAGCCTTACTGTCGGACCTGACCGGCACTATAGTCTCGGAGGGCCGTTCATATCCGTGCGCGAATGGCTCAAGGCTCGGCTTCAGCATGCCGTTGCTAGCTTGGGGAGAGCAAGTGGCATTGATGACTACAAGGAAGAATACATGGCCTCTATCCAAACATTTGTGGACAATCGATTGGACCAAATCCCTCAAACTGTCGAGGAGTGTCCGATCGTTGCTCTCCACGTTGATATGGGTCTTCACAATGTGATAGTATCAGCGGATGACCACAAGGaaatcaacgccatcattgACTGGGAACTCTGTGCCAGCGCCCCATTCCTTGCAGCTCACTCATGCCTCGAAATGCTTTTCCGGAGGGGAGCTCCAAGCGGCTTTGGAGTTGAGTATCCGCAAGCGCATCAGCTTCGCCGCGCTTTCTGGGATACAATTCCCAAATGGAGGGCTCATTGGGAGGGCCAGGGTGCAAAGGACTTTATGGAATGGTTTCGATTTGCTCTTTTTATGAAACCTGAGTACTGCTCCAACAAAATACCCAAGGCCGAAAAAATGGAGTTTTGGGGGGAGAACATACGCGTTGTTGAGGGCATGTTGAAAAAATATGGTGTAGAGGAGAGCTGA